One Mycolicibacterium sarraceniae genomic window carries:
- a CDS encoding alpha-1,4-glucan--maltose-1-phosphate maltosyltransferase, translating into MPGRIEIDDVAPVVSCGAYPAKAVAGEVVPVSGSVWREGHDAVAATLVVRYLGTSYPQLGANPARRVKAPEGAGPAAAAPAAGRVKPQLHAMATGRTPDLFHGQFVPDRVGLWTFRIDGWGDPITTWRHAVTVKLNAGQGESELDNDLLVGSRLLARAATGVPRDRRAPLLDASAALREPGDPLTRAALALSHDVTELLAQYPLRELVTRGATYGVWVDRPLARCSAWYELFPRSTGGRDEHGTPVHGTFATAAATLPRVAAMGFNVVYLPPIHPIGKVHRKGRNNSVTAEPGDVGSPWAIGSDEGGHDAVHPDLGTIDDFDRFVAAARDNGLEVALDLALQCAPDHPWAKDHRQWFTELPDGTIAYAENPPKKYQDIYPLNFDNDPGGLYDEVLRVVRHWMDHGVKVFRVDNPHTKPPNFWAWLISQVKSIDPDVLFLAEAFTRPARLNGLAKLGFTQSYSYFTWRTAKWEIEEFGRQIAEHADYTRPNLFVNTPDILHKSLQQGGPGMFAIRAVLAATMGTSWGVYSGYELFEHLPVREGSEEYLDSEKYELRPRDFETALQQGRSLEPFLKRLNEIRRVHPALCQMRTITIHHIDNDALLAYSKFDPVSGDTVLVVVSLNPFGPEEGTLWLDMDALGMHPYDRFWVRDEITGEEYQWGQSNYVRLEPSRAVAHVVNMPLIPQEQRASLLRRE; encoded by the coding sequence GTGCCCGGTCGTATCGAGATCGATGACGTCGCGCCCGTCGTGTCCTGCGGTGCTTACCCCGCCAAAGCGGTCGCCGGCGAAGTGGTGCCGGTATCAGGGTCGGTCTGGCGCGAGGGTCACGACGCGGTGGCGGCGACGTTAGTGGTCCGCTACCTCGGAACGTCCTACCCGCAGCTGGGGGCTAATCCGGCCCGCCGGGTCAAGGCGCCCGAAGGCGCCGGCCCTGCCGCGGCCGCGCCGGCCGCCGGCAGGGTGAAGCCCCAGTTGCACGCGATGGCGACCGGCCGCACACCGGATCTGTTCCACGGCCAATTCGTGCCCGACCGGGTGGGACTCTGGACCTTTCGAATCGACGGCTGGGGCGACCCGATCACCACCTGGCGGCATGCCGTCACCGTGAAACTCAACGCCGGTCAAGGCGAATCGGAACTCGATAACGATCTGCTGGTGGGCTCACGTCTGCTGGCGCGGGCGGCCACCGGTGTGCCCCGTGATCGGCGTGCACCGCTGCTGGACGCCTCGGCCGCACTGCGCGAGCCCGGCGACCCGCTGACCCGCGCGGCGCTGGCGCTCTCGCATGACGTCACCGAGCTGCTGGCGCAGTACCCGCTGCGCGAACTGGTGACCCGCGGCGCCACGTACGGGGTCTGGGTGGATCGCCCGCTGGCGCGCTGCAGCGCCTGGTACGAGCTGTTCCCCCGCTCCACCGGCGGCCGTGACGAGCACGGAACGCCGGTGCACGGCACCTTCGCCACCGCGGCGGCGACGCTGCCGCGGGTGGCGGCAATGGGATTCAACGTCGTCTACCTGCCGCCGATCCACCCGATCGGCAAGGTGCACCGCAAGGGCCGCAACAACAGCGTGACCGCCGAGCCCGGCGACGTGGGATCACCTTGGGCAATCGGTAGCGACGAAGGTGGCCACGACGCCGTTCATCCCGATCTTGGGACGATCGATGACTTCGACCGATTCGTGGCCGCTGCACGCGACAACGGTCTGGAGGTGGCGCTGGATCTCGCGCTGCAGTGCGCCCCGGATCACCCGTGGGCCAAGGACCACCGGCAGTGGTTCACCGAGCTGCCCGACGGCACCATCGCCTACGCGGAGAACCCGCCCAAGAAGTACCAGGACATCTATCCGCTGAACTTCGACAACGATCCCGGCGGCCTCTATGACGAGGTACTGCGGGTGGTTCGGCACTGGATGGACCACGGCGTCAAGGTCTTTCGGGTGGACAACCCGCACACCAAGCCACCGAACTTCTGGGCATGGCTGATCAGTCAGGTCAAATCGATCGACCCCGACGTGCTCTTCCTTGCCGAAGCCTTCACCCGGCCGGCCCGGCTGAACGGTCTGGCGAAACTCGGCTTCACCCAATCGTATTCGTATTTCACCTGGCGAACGGCGAAGTGGGAGATCGAGGAGTTCGGCCGCCAGATCGCCGAACACGCCGACTACACGCGGCCCAACCTGTTCGTCAACACCCCCGACATCCTGCACAAAAGCCTGCAGCAGGGCGGCCCGGGGATGTTCGCGATCCGGGCCGTGCTGGCCGCGACGATGGGCACGTCCTGGGGGGTGTATTCAGGCTACGAGCTGTTCGAGCACCTGCCGGTACGAGAAGGCAGCGAGGAGTACCTGGACTCCGAGAAGTACGAGCTGCGGCCACGCGACTTCGAGACAGCCCTGCAACAGGGCCGGTCACTGGAGCCGTTTCTGAAGCGCCTCAACGAGATCCGACGCGTGCACCCGGCGCTATGCCAGATGCGCACGATCACGATCCACCATATCGACAACGACGCATTGCTGGCCTACAGCAAGTTCGATCCGGTCTCCGGCGACACTGTGCTGGTGGTGGTGTCACTGAACCCATTCGGCCCCGAAGAGGGCACGTTATGGCTGGATATGGACGCATTGGGCATGCACCCCTACGACCGGTTCTGGGTCCGGGACGAGATCACCGGAGAGGAATACCAGTGGGGACAGTCGAACTATGTGCGACTAGAGCCCTCGCGCGCCGTCGCGCACGTTGTGAACATGCCGTTGATCCCGCAGGAGCAGAGAGCAAGTCTGCTGCGGCGGGAATGA
- the glgP gene encoding alpha-glucan family phosphorylase, giving the protein MKALRRFTVRAHLPDRLAALGRLSTNLRWSWDKPTQDLFASIDPRLWLQTGQDPVALLGAVTPARLDELATDEGFLNGLDQLAADLADYVNRPMWFQEADASSLPTGIAYFSMEFGVAEVLPNYSGGLGILAGDHLKSASDLGLPLTAVGLCYRSGYFRQSLTTDGWQHENYPSLDPQGLPLRLLADDAGAPVLVELAMPDAKVLRARVWVAQVGRIPLLLLDSDIPENEHDLRNVTDRLYGGDQEHRIKQELLAGIGGVRAIRAFTAIEGRPAPDVFHMNEGHAGFLGVERIREYVCEQQVDFDTALTLVRSATVFTTHTPVPAGIDRFPVEMVKRYFGDDGPTGLLPGVPVDRVLAFGTEDDPSKFNMAHMGLRLAQRANGVSLLHGRVSRTMFDELWPGFDPSEVPIGSITNGVHGPTWAAPQWLQLGRELAGSTEALREPSVWQRLQQVDTGHIWWIRSQLRAALVEDVRARLRRSWLERGASEAELGWIATAFDPNALTIGFARRVPTYKRLTLMLRDQARLEALLLDEDKPLQLIVAGKSHPADDAGKALIQQIVKFADRPEVRHRIAFLPDYDMSMARQLYWGCDVWLNNPLRPLEACGTSGMKSALNGGLNLSIRDGWWDEWYDGENGWEIPTADGLADEGRRDDLEAAALYDLLEDAVTPRFYDRDDNGVPNRWVEMVRHTLQQLGPKVLASRMVRDYTEKYYAPAAQSFARTSAPVDGVPFGAARDLAAYRLRVSEAWPKIQITDVDSTGLPDTPLLGSELTLTAAVQLAGLKPDEVVVQAVLGRVDATDALQDPETVVMTHGGSGDAGTDIFTTTTPLPLAGLLGYTVRVLPHHRLLAGDNELGLVTLA; this is encoded by the coding sequence GTGAAGGCACTCCGCAGGTTCACGGTCCGCGCCCATTTACCCGATCGGCTCGCCGCACTCGGTCGGTTGTCCACGAATCTGCGGTGGTCGTGGGACAAACCGACCCAGGATTTGTTCGCCTCGATCGATCCTCGGCTGTGGTTGCAGACCGGTCAGGATCCGGTGGCCCTGTTGGGTGCGGTCACCCCGGCGCGGCTCGACGAACTCGCCACCGATGAGGGTTTCCTGAACGGTCTCGATCAGCTTGCCGCTGATCTGGCCGACTACGTGAACCGGCCGATGTGGTTTCAGGAAGCGGACGCGTCGAGCTTGCCGACCGGGATCGCCTACTTCTCGATGGAGTTCGGTGTCGCCGAGGTGCTGCCCAACTATTCGGGCGGTTTGGGCATTCTGGCCGGCGACCACCTGAAGTCCGCCTCGGATCTGGGGCTGCCGCTGACCGCCGTCGGCCTGTGTTACCGGTCGGGCTACTTCCGTCAGTCGCTGACCACCGACGGCTGGCAGCATGAGAACTATCCGTCGCTGGATCCGCAGGGACTTCCACTGCGATTGCTGGCCGACGACGCCGGTGCGCCGGTGCTGGTGGAGCTCGCGATGCCGGATGCCAAGGTGCTGCGGGCCCGGGTATGGGTGGCGCAGGTGGGCCGGATTCCGCTGCTGCTGTTGGACTCTGACATCCCCGAAAATGAACATGACCTGCGCAACGTCACCGACCGGCTGTACGGTGGCGACCAGGAACACCGCATCAAGCAGGAGCTGCTGGCCGGTATCGGCGGGGTGCGGGCGATTCGCGCGTTCACCGCGATCGAAGGCCGGCCCGCCCCTGACGTCTTCCACATGAACGAAGGCCACGCCGGATTTCTGGGCGTGGAGCGCATTCGCGAGTATGTCTGCGAGCAGCAGGTGGACTTCGATACCGCGCTCACGCTGGTGCGCTCGGCGACGGTGTTCACCACGCATACGCCCGTGCCGGCCGGTATCGATCGGTTCCCGGTGGAGATGGTGAAGCGCTATTTCGGCGACGATGGCCCAACCGGACTGCTGCCGGGTGTTCCGGTCGATCGGGTGCTGGCATTCGGCACCGAGGACGATCCGTCCAAGTTCAACATGGCGCATATGGGTCTGCGGCTTGCCCAGCGCGCCAATGGGGTCTCGCTGCTGCACGGGCGGGTCAGCCGGACGATGTTCGACGAATTATGGCCCGGTTTTGACCCGTCCGAGGTGCCGATCGGGTCGATCACCAACGGCGTGCACGGCCCCACCTGGGCGGCGCCGCAGTGGTTGCAGCTCGGCCGCGAGCTGGCCGGCTCCACCGAGGCGCTGCGCGAGCCGAGCGTCTGGCAGCGGTTACAGCAGGTCGACACCGGTCACATCTGGTGGATCCGGTCTCAACTGCGGGCAGCGCTGGTCGAGGACGTTCGGGCCCGGCTGCGCCGGTCCTGGCTGGAGCGTGGTGCATCGGAAGCCGAACTGGGCTGGATTGCAACGGCTTTCGATCCGAATGCGTTGACCATCGGTTTCGCCCGCCGCGTCCCCACCTACAAGCGATTGACGCTGATGCTGCGTGATCAAGCGCGGCTGGAGGCGCTGCTGCTCGACGAGGACAAGCCGCTGCAGCTAATCGTGGCCGGCAAGTCCCATCCCGCCGACGACGCGGGCAAGGCGCTGATCCAGCAGATCGTCAAGTTCGCCGACCGCCCAGAAGTGCGTCACCGCATCGCCTTTCTGCCCGACTACGACATGTCCATGGCGCGCCAGCTGTACTGGGGTTGCGATGTGTGGCTGAACAATCCGCTGCGGCCGCTGGAGGCCTGCGGCACATCCGGCATGAAGAGCGCCCTCAACGGCGGGCTCAATCTGTCCATCCGGGACGGCTGGTGGGACGAGTGGTACGACGGCGAAAACGGTTGGGAGATACCGACAGCCGACGGTCTGGCCGATGAGGGACGTCGCGATGACCTAGAAGCGGCCGCGCTGTACGACCTGCTCGAGGATGCGGTCACACCGCGGTTCTACGACCGCGACGACAACGGTGTGCCGAACCGGTGGGTCGAGATGGTCCGGCACACCCTGCAGCAGCTGGGCCCCAAGGTGCTGGCCTCGCGGATGGTGCGCGACTACACCGAGAAGTACTACGCACCGGCCGCGCAGTCGTTCGCCCGGACCAGCGCACCTGTGGACGGCGTGCCGTTCGGTGCGGCCCGCGATCTGGCGGCCTACCGGCTTCGGGTTTCGGAAGCCTGGCCGAAGATCCAGATCACCGATGTGGACAGCACCGGGCTGCCGGACACCCCGCTGCTGGGTTCGGAGCTCACGCTGACGGCCGCCGTGCAGCTGGCCGGCCTGAAACCTGACGAGGTGGTGGTGCAGGCGGTGCTGGGCCGCGTCGACGCCACCGATGCCCTGCAGGACCCGGAGACGGTGGTCATGACGCACGGCGGTTCCGGTGACGCCGGTACCGACATCTTCACCACGACGACCCCGCTGCCACTGGCCGGATTGCTCGGCTATACCGTGCGGGTGTTGCCGCATCACCGGCTGCTGGCCGGTGACAACGAGCTCGGTCTGGTCACACTGGCGTAA
- a CDS encoding MspA family porin, whose protein sequence is MVALVGTVLATPIPASADPDPGGPELAQPVAADPAAPPVDDGKVMSSPPAATKSPDGWTLTISAKDEIQMPSAPLTTAISSREYIVSGVFNGALDGPSDVPRGVFEVGYQIGCGIDMSTSNGVALTGTVGGNASLGYFGLDFSNTMADGLTPGIGGNVGGGITVGLKPGIINIPVTKKEYKGDRPWLSISNFHVKIDGCVGESFIRSYATLSKSTDEGDAILSWYGVTKKI, encoded by the coding sequence CTGGTGGCCCTGGTAGGCACCGTGTTGGCGACGCCGATACCCGCGTCGGCCGATCCTGATCCGGGTGGCCCAGAGCTGGCCCAGCCCGTCGCCGCCGATCCGGCTGCCCCGCCGGTCGACGACGGCAAGGTGATGTCCTCGCCGCCGGCCGCCACCAAATCGCCCGACGGCTGGACGCTGACGATCTCGGCCAAGGATGAGATCCAGATGCCGAGCGCGCCACTGACCACCGCAATCTCGTCGCGCGAATACATCGTCAGCGGCGTCTTCAACGGCGCGCTGGACGGACCCAGTGACGTGCCGAGAGGCGTGTTCGAGGTCGGCTACCAGATCGGCTGCGGCATCGATATGAGCACGTCCAACGGTGTCGCCTTGACGGGCACCGTCGGCGGCAATGCCTCGCTGGGTTACTTCGGGTTGGACTTCTCCAACACGATGGCCGATGGTCTAACCCCCGGCATCGGCGGGAACGTTGGCGGCGGTATCACCGTGGGCCTCAAGCCGGGCATCATCAACATCCCGGTGACGAAGAAGGAATACAAGGGCGACCGCCCCTGGCTGTCGATCAGCAACTTCCACGTCAAGATCGATGGGTGTGTGGGGGAGTCGTTCATTCGCTCCTACGCGACGCTGTCCAAGTCGACTGACGAGGGTGACGCGATCCTGTCCTGGTACGGAGTGACCAAAAAGATCTAG
- a CDS encoding DUF3887 domain-containing protein, with translation MGNEIDPLESVAVAVRQARDAGYTWQQIRAVLGEPPATPALPEAEELARTVIDDLAHARWADVSARFDATMRDGLTDEELAQGWEHIAGLAGGYQSHRDTDAVRVGDFTTTNTPLTFAAGEFVARISFRDDRTIAGLYILDPNAAGAQAR, from the coding sequence ATGGGTAACGAAATCGATCCGCTCGAGTCGGTGGCCGTGGCTGTACGGCAGGCACGGGACGCCGGCTACACCTGGCAGCAGATTCGAGCAGTGCTCGGCGAACCACCCGCTACCCCTGCGCTGCCGGAGGCCGAAGAGTTGGCACGCACCGTCATCGATGATCTTGCTCATGCCCGGTGGGCCGATGTGAGCGCTCGCTTCGATGCCACGATGCGCGACGGGCTCACCGACGAAGAGCTCGCCCAGGGGTGGGAGCACATAGCGGGGCTGGCCGGCGGCTACCAAAGTCACCGCGACACCGACGCCGTACGGGTCGGCGACTTCACCACCACTAACACGCCGTTGACGTTCGCGGCCGGCGAGTTCGTCGCTCGCATCAGCTTCCGTGACGATCGGACGATTGCCGGGCTGTACATCCTCGATCCCAATGCGGCCGGCGCCCAGGCTCGTTGA
- a CDS encoding neutral zinc metallopeptidase — protein MHRRHLARLLAVAGSAVVLAGCGSTISGKAVSVFDDPFKVGGLQAVDGTSGLRSDAEKPTRTVSHSRGGKDDEIAVQSISDLEDFWKDSYQGAFEGDFKPVKDLISWDSNDYDGEFCGDTTSGLINAGFCEDDNTIGWDRGVLLPALRQANGDMAITMVLAHEYGHAIQQMAKLNNKGTPTLVAEQQADCLAGVYMRWVAEGNSKRFTLSTGDGLNNLLAAMISFRDPLLSQDDHIDSGDEHGSAFERISAFQFGFTDGPSSCAAIDAQEIGQRRGDLPIELQHDQTGEWPVSEESTRAIVEALNILFTPKNPPTLSFDAASAAKCPDARPSAPVSFCPATNNIAVDLPGLEKMGASTERQDNVLVTGDNTAYSALVSRYMLAVQHERGGLVLDNAEAGLRTACLTGVATTKLSKEVTTSDGNTVALTAGDIDEAVSGLLTNGLVASDINGESVPAGFNRIDAFRIGVLGDQDRCIKRFP, from the coding sequence GGCTCCACGATCTCGGGCAAGGCCGTGTCGGTGTTCGACGACCCGTTCAAGGTCGGCGGCTTGCAGGCGGTCGACGGGACCAGCGGGTTGCGTTCGGATGCCGAGAAGCCGACCCGCACGGTGTCTCATTCCCGTGGCGGCAAGGACGACGAGATCGCCGTCCAGTCGATCAGCGATCTCGAGGACTTCTGGAAGGACTCCTACCAGGGCGCGTTCGAGGGCGATTTCAAGCCCGTCAAGGACCTGATCTCGTGGGACTCCAACGATTACGACGGGGAATTTTGCGGGGACACCACCTCCGGGCTGATCAACGCCGGCTTCTGCGAAGACGACAACACCATCGGCTGGGACCGCGGCGTGCTGTTGCCTGCGTTGCGACAGGCCAACGGCGACATGGCGATCACGATGGTGCTGGCCCATGAATACGGCCACGCCATCCAGCAGATGGCCAAGCTCAACAACAAGGGCACCCCGACGCTGGTGGCCGAGCAGCAGGCCGACTGCCTCGCAGGCGTCTACATGCGCTGGGTCGCCGAAGGCAATTCGAAGCGATTTACGTTGAGCACCGGCGACGGGCTCAACAACCTTCTGGCCGCCATGATTTCGTTCCGCGACCCCCTGCTGAGCCAGGACGACCATATCGACTCCGGCGACGAGCACGGCTCAGCGTTCGAACGGATTTCGGCCTTCCAGTTCGGCTTCACCGACGGACCGTCCTCGTGCGCGGCCATCGACGCTCAGGAGATCGGCCAGCGCCGCGGCGATCTGCCCATCGAACTGCAGCACGACCAGACCGGTGAGTGGCCGGTGAGCGAGGAGTCGACCCGCGCGATCGTCGAGGCGCTGAACATCCTGTTCACGCCCAAGAATCCGCCGACACTGAGCTTCGATGCGGCCTCGGCAGCCAAGTGTCCCGACGCCAGGCCCAGCGCGCCGGTGTCCTTCTGCCCGGCCACCAACAACATTGCCGTCGACCTGCCGGGGCTGGAGAAGATGGGTGCCTCGACCGAGCGGCAGGACAACGTTCTGGTGACCGGTGACAACACCGCCTACTCGGCGCTGGTGTCGCGCTACATGCTGGCGGTGCAGCACGAGCGCGGCGGGCTGGTGCTCGACAATGCCGAGGCCGGGCTGCGCACCGCCTGCCTGACCGGCGTGGCCACCACCAAACTGTCGAAGGAAGTCACCACCTCCGACGGCAACACCGTGGCGCTGACCGCCGGCGATATCGACGAGGCGGTGTCGGGCCTGCTCACCAACGGTCTGGTCGCCAGCGATATCAACGGCGAATCGGTGCCCGCCGGGTTCAACCGCATCGACGCATTCCGCATCGGGGTGCTCGGCGATCAGGACCGCTGCATCAAGCGCTTCCCGTAG